The Palleronia sp. THAF1 genome window below encodes:
- a CDS encoding ribbon-helix-helix protein, CopG family: protein MVKLPPDMAKAIDDLRRADVDLPSRPEIIRRILAKEFGLEE from the coding sequence ATGGTCAAACTGCCGCCCGACATGGCGAAAGCCATCGACGATCTACGTCGCGCCGACGTGGATTTGCCGTCCAGGCCTGAGATCATCAGGCGAATACTCGCGAAAGAGTTCGGGCTCGAAGAGTAG